The segment TCTTCGCCGACGGCGGGGGTCGTCAGAACATGCGTCTCTCGTTCTGCTATCCGACGCCCGAGTTCATCCGCACCGGCATCGCTCGTCTCGCGACCGTCATCAACGGCGAGCTCGATCTGCTGCGGACCTTCTCCGGTGCGGCCCTCACGGCACCGGTACCCACTCGGCCGAGCGTCACCACGCCTCCTCCGAACATCCTCTGATCAGGACTTTTATCTACTTCGTGGACTGAGCGTCGATCTCAGCGCGTCGATCCCACCCTGCACCGACACCGAGAGGGAGCGAAGCTCCAGATGACCTCCATCACGCCCGATTCCGCCGCCGTCCGCTCCGTCGTCGTCCTCGCGGGCGGGATCAGCCACGAGCGCGACGTCTCCCTCCGGTCCGGTCGTCGCGTAGCCGACAGCCTCGTCGCCCACGGCCTCTCGGTCGAGCTCCGCGACCCGGACGCCAGCCTGCTCGGTCACCTGCGCGACACCCAGCCCGACGTCATCTGGCCTGCCCTCCACGGTGCGAGCGGGGAGGACGGCGCACTGCGCGGACTCCTCGAGGCGCTCGACATCCCCTTCGTCGGGTCGCGTGCCACCGCGGCGCGCCTCGCCTGGGACAAGCCGACGGCCAAAGCGCTCGTCGCTCGTGCAGGCATACGAACGCCGCGGAGCATCACCCTCTCGCACGACGCCTTCCGCGAACTCGGAGCGGTCAGTGTCTTGCAGGCCATCTCCGACGAGCACCCGGTCCCGGTCGTCGTGAAGCCCGCCCGCGGCGGGTCCGCCCAGGGCGTCACCGTCGTGGACGACGCGTCCGCACTCCCGCGGGCGATGGTCGACGCCTACACCTACTGCGAGGACGTCATCGTCGAGCAGAAGATCGTCGGCACCGAGGTCGCCGTCGGTGTTCTCGACACCGGCGACGGCCCCGTCGCTCTCCCGGCCGTCGAGATCGTACCGACGTCCGGCTTCTACGGTTTCGAGGCGCGCTACAACGCGGGGGAGACCCGCTTCTTCACTCCGGCGCGCCTCGACGAAACGGTCAGCGCAGGAGTTGCGGAGGCGGCGGTGGCCGCGCACACCGCGCTCGGTCTGCGTCACCTGTCGCGCGTCGACATCATCGTCGACGCCGCCGGCACCCCCTGGTTCCTCGAGGTCAACGTACTTCCCGGACTGACGGAGACGTCTCTGGTGCCGATCGCGCTCGAGGCGGCCGGATACGACCTCGGCTGGGTCTACGCGGAGTTGGCGCAGCGCGCCATCCTCGACCACGAGGCGTAGGTCGCGGCTCCTACGGGCCAGCTTGCTGGGCAACGACGATGTTTCACGTGAAACACGACCGAATCGGCCCTCCGTCGCCATCTGTGGCTCCGTTGCCGATCTCAGAAACGTCCCTCAGCACGCTCAGATCGCTTCTGGGCCCTGCTCTCGCACGTATGACTAGATCAGAGGCCACTTGTGCTGGGGCCCATGACGCAGAAACGGGGCGACGGCTGCCCGAAAGCGTCCCGTCACCCCGTGTCTCCTGCGTTCAGGCGACGCCGAAGGGATCCTGCCCCATCTCGCCCAGAATACGGTTCAGATCACCGATGGAAGCGAAGTCGATCGTGATCGAACCCTTCCGCGCCCCGAGCGTCACCTTGACCCGGGTGTCGAACCGGTCGCCGAGGCGCTCGGCCACGTCGGACAGGTGACCCTGGGTGGCCCCGGACGTCGTCTTGGCGGGCCGTTTGTCTTTCAGGGTGAGGCCCGCGGCAGCCGCCTCGGCCGCCCGGACGGAGAGATCCTCGTTGACGATCTTGTCGGCGAGACGCTCCATACCTGCGGCGTCACCGACGGACAGGATGGCGCGGGCGTGACCGGCCGACAGAACTCCTGAGGCCACGCGACGCTGCACGGGGGAGGGGAGGCGCAGCAAACGCAGGGTGTTGGTCACCTGCGGGCGGCTGCGGCCGATCCGGCCGGCCAGTTCCTCCTGCGTGATGCCGAAATCCGCGAGAAGTTGCTGATAGGCGGAGGCTTCTTCCAGCGGGTTGAGCTGCGCACGGTGAAGGTTCTCCAGCAGGGCGTCGCGGAGCATGGCGTCGTCCGCGGTGTCCTTGACGAGTGCCGGGATCGTGGCGAGGCCGAGCTCCTTGGTGGCGCGCAACCGACGCTCGCCCATGACCAGCTCGTACTGCGGGCCTCCGGCGACGGGCGCCTTGAGGGGACGCACGACGATGGGCTGCAGGAGCCCCACCTCGCGGATGGACGCGACGAGCTCGCTCAGCTCCTCCTCGCGGAACTCCGTGCGGGGCTGGTGCGCATTCGGCACGATGTCGAGGGGATTGAGACTCGCCAGTCTCGCCCCGGGGACGGCGACGAGGTCCTCCGCCGTCTGCTCGCGCGACGGGAAGAAGACGTCCACGGGGCGTCCCTGCGTCTCGTCCTGCACGGGGATGAGGGCGCCGATGCCGCGGCCGAGTCCGGTTCGTTTGGTTGCCATTACTGGGGCGCTCCTCGGTGTGCAAGTTCGGCGGCCGCCTCGAGATACGAGAGCGATCCGGGGGAGTTGGTGTCGTAGCTGATCACGGTCTGCCCGTAGCCCGGCGCCTCGCTAATGCGCACGGACCGCGGGATCATCGTCTTCAGCACCTCCTTGGGGAAGTGCTCGCGCACGTCCGCTGCGACCTGCTGCGAGAGGTTCGTCCGTCCGTCGTACATGGTCAGCAGGATGCTCGACACGGTGAGCACCGGATTGAGGTGCTTCTCGATCAGCTGGATGTTGCGCAGCAGCTGACTCAGACCCTCCAGGGCGTAGTACTCACACTGGATCGGGATCAAAACCTCTTGTGCCGCCACAAAGGCGTTGATGGTCAAGAGCCCGAGGGACGGCGGGCAGTCGATGAAGACGTAGTCGAACCGTTCGTCGCGCTCCGCAGTGGTCTGCAGGAAGAGATCGAGGGCGGTCCGGAGTCGCTGCTCCCGGGCGACGAGCGATACGAGTTCGATCTCGGCGCCGGCGAGATGGATCGTCGACGGCACGCAGTAGAGAGCGTCGAACTCGGGGCTCTTCTGGATCACGTCGGCGATGGCGGATTCGCCCACGACCACGTCGTAGACACTGGCCGTCTCCGCACGGTGTTCGACACCGAGCGCGGTCGAGGCGTTCCCCTGAGGATCGAGATCGATGACGAGCACACGAGCACCGTTGCGAGCCAGGCCGGCTGCCAGATTGACCGTGGAGGTCGTCTTGCCGACGCCACCCTTCTGGTTCGACACGGTGATCACGCGTGTCTTCTCCGGGCGGGGGAGGGAGTCGATGCGCAGTGCCTCGCGGCGCCGCGTCAGGTCGGCGAGTTCGCGGGCAAGGGGAGTGGTCGCGTCGAATGTCGTGGAGGAAGTGGACGAGGCTCCTGCCCCACCCTGAGACCCGTCGACGTCTGAAGGTCTACTCACCGGATACGTCTCCGAATCGCCATGTTTCACGTGAAACGGCCGAGTGGAGCGCTCCTCAGAAAGAAGGTGTCACTCGCCGCAAGTCAATCAACTGTAGCCCGAAAAACCCGAGTGGTTTCGTCG is part of the Frondihabitans sp. 762G35 genome and harbors:
- a CDS encoding D-alanine--D-alanine ligase family protein; this encodes MTSITPDSAAVRSVVVLAGGISHERDVSLRSGRRVADSLVAHGLSVELRDPDASLLGHLRDTQPDVIWPALHGASGEDGALRGLLEALDIPFVGSRATAARLAWDKPTAKALVARAGIRTPRSITLSHDAFRELGAVSVLQAISDEHPVPVVVKPARGGSAQGVTVVDDASALPRAMVDAYTYCEDVIVEQKIVGTEVAVGVLDTGDGPVALPAVEIVPTSGFYGFEARYNAGETRFFTPARLDETVSAGVAEAAVAAHTALGLRHLSRVDIIVDAAGTPWFLEVNVLPGLTETSLVPIALEAAGYDLGWVYAELAQRAILDHEA
- a CDS encoding ParB/RepB/Spo0J family partition protein, whose protein sequence is MATKRTGLGRGIGALIPVQDETQGRPVDVFFPSREQTAEDLVAVPGARLASLNPLDIVPNAHQPRTEFREEELSELVASIREVGLLQPIVVRPLKAPVAGGPQYELVMGERRLRATKELGLATIPALVKDTADDAMLRDALLENLHRAQLNPLEEASAYQQLLADFGITQEELAGRIGRSRPQVTNTLRLLRLPSPVQRRVASGVLSAGHARAILSVGDAAGMERLADKIVNEDLSVRAAEAAAAGLTLKDKRPAKTTSGATQGHLSDVAERLGDRFDTRVKVTLGARKGSITIDFASIGDLNRILGEMGQDPFGVA
- a CDS encoding ParA family protein, producing the protein MTRRREALRIDSLPRPEKTRVITVSNQKGGVGKTTSTVNLAAGLARNGARVLVIDLDPQGNASTALGVEHRAETASVYDVVVGESAIADVIQKSPEFDALYCVPSTIHLAGAEIELVSLVAREQRLRTALDLFLQTTAERDERFDYVFIDCPPSLGLLTINAFVAAQEVLIPIQCEYYALEGLSQLLRNIQLIEKHLNPVLTVSSILLTMYDGRTNLSQQVAADVREHFPKEVLKTMIPRSVRISEAPGYGQTVISYDTNSPGSLSYLEAAAELAHRGAPQ